Proteins found in one Pararge aegeria chromosome 12, ilParAegt1.1, whole genome shotgun sequence genomic segment:
- the LOC120627797 gene encoding 2-(3-amino-3-carboxypropyl)histidine synthase subunit 1, producing the protein MEDLELNPNVIVVRAKPEGQRKTFKPNIRSINKIPDDLLNDTLLNRACETLPRNYNFEIHKTIWRIRSLGSKRVALQLPEGLTMFATTLCDIIETFTEADTVIMGDVTYGACCIDDFTAIALGVDLLVHYGHSCLIPIDQTNNIKVLYIFVDIKIDPSHFIDTIKLNFPKRTHLAIVSTIQFVTTLHSVAKTLRDEEYIVTVPQSKPLSPGEILGCTAPKLSSDAIVYLGDGRFHLEAIMIANPNILAYKYDPYEKKFTSEQYEHTIMQNNRKNQVKIAEKAQKFGLILGTLGRQGSTRVLANLEKQIQNSEKKYLKILLSEIFPSKLALFNLDAFVQVACPRLSIDWGTAFHKPLLTPYEFSVSLGNSKWLKDDGTYPMDFYSNDSLGPWTPNYKPVLCSGTDQKCDNCCGRKETGK; encoded by the exons ATGGAGGATTTAGAATTAAATCCCAACGTAATTGTTGTTCGAGCTAAGCCAGAAGGTCAAAGAAAAACTTTCAAACCTAATATTCGctccataaataaaataccggACGATTTGCTGAACGATACACTATTAAACAGAGCATGTGAGACATTACCACGAAATTATAACTTTGAAATACATAAAACGATATGGAGGATACGATCTTTAGGATCGAAAAGAGTTGCACTCCAATTGCCAGAAG GTTTAACTATGTTTGCAACAACACTTTGTGATATAATTGAGACTTTTACTGAAGCAGATACTGTGATAATGGGTGATGTTACTTATGGAGCTTGCTGCATAGATGACTTTACAGCAATTGCACTTGGGGTTGATTTACTGGTGCACTACGGACACTCCTGCCTTATCCCAATAGACCAAACTAATAACATTAAGGTGCTGTAtatatttgttgatataaaaaTTGACCCATCACACTTCATAGACACAATTAAGCTAAATTTCCCTAAGAGAACACACCTGGCTATAGTTAGTACAATTCAGTTTGTCACAACTCTACATTCGGTAGCAAAGACTCTTCGAGATGAAGAATATATAGTTACAGTTCCACAGTCAAAGCCTTTATCGCCGGGAGAGATACTTGGTTGCACTGCTCCTAAACTGTCATCAGATGCTATAGTCTACTTAGGTGATGGCAGATTTCATTTAGAGGCTATAATGATAGCAAATCCAAATATACTGGCATATAAATATGATCCATATGAGAAAAAGTTTACATCGGAGCAATATGAACATACAATAATGCAAAATAATAGAAAGAATCAAGTAAAAATTGCAGAAAAGGCCCAGAAATTTGGTCTGATTCTTGGTACATTAGGGAGACAAGGAAGTACTAGAGTGTTAGCAAATCTTGAGAAGCAGATACAGAACtctgaaaagaaatatttaaaaattttgctgTCTGAAATCTTTCCCAGTAAATTAGCACTATTTAACTTGGATGCTTTTGTCCAGGTTGCATGTCCTAGACTTTCAATTGATTGGGGTACTGCATTCCATAAACCATTGCTTACACCATATGAGTTTTCAGTCTCTCTTGGGAATAGTAAATGGTTGAAAGATGATGGCACATATCCGATGGATTTCTATTCAAATGACAGCTTAGGTCCATGGACTCCTAATTATAAGCCAGTCTTGTGTTCAGGAACAGATCAAAAATGTGATAACTGTTGTGGTCGTAAGGAAACAGGGAAATGA
- the LOC120627796 gene encoding phenoloxidase 1-like, with protein sequence MVDVVDSLKLLFDRPNEPMLSPKGDDNTLFQLTEQFLNEDYMNNGIEINNRYGEMANKVIPLKELSQLPQFNLARRLPADAEFSTFLPAHQEMADEVIDELLSVPENQLQDFLSLCVYARVNLNPQLFNYCYSVALMHRKDTKNVPIQNFAETFPSKFMDSQVFAQARESAAVSAQGAPRVPIIIPRDYTATDLDVEHRLAYFREDIGVNLHHWHWHLVYPFSARQRQVVDKDRRGELFFYMHQQIIARYNGERLNNALARVKKFSNWDEPIPEGYFPKLDSLTTSRGWPPRQANMVWQNLNRPIDGLNITVADMQRWRRNVEEAIATGIAQRADGTTQALDIDTLGNIIESSILSPNPQLYGALHNNGHSFAAYMHDPTHRYLESFSVMADEATTMRDPFFYRWHAFVDDLFQRFKESTHVRPYTRSELENPGVQITSARVESSTGGQNTLNTFWTQSDVDLSRGLDFSNRGPVYARFTHLNHRPFQYVIDVNNTGNARRTTVRIFIAPKFDERNLPWALSDERKMFIEMDKFVIPLNAGQNTIVRQSTQSSVTIPFEQTFRNLSQQGNDPRQTDLTSFNYCGCGWPQHMLVPKGTEAGAQYDLFVMLSNYDLDSVNNPDGSTLSCVEASSFCGLKDKLYPDRRSMGYPFDRPSSTAANIQDFILPNMFRQDITIRLQNVTEQNPKNPTN encoded by the exons ATGGTTGACGTGGTGGACAGCCTCAAGTTACTGTTCGATCGCCCGAACGAACCTATGCTATCACCTAAGGGCGATGACAATACACTTTTCCAACTCACCGAACAGTTCTTG AATGAAGATTACATGAACAATGGTATTGAAATAAACAATCGATATGGAGAAATGGCAAATAAGGTTATACCACTGAAGGAATTATCACAGCTGCCTCAGTTTAATCTGGCTCGTCGTCTGCCTGCTGATGCAGAGTTCTCAACATTCCTCCCTGCCCATCAGGAAATGGCAGATGAAGTCATTGATGAATTATTAT ctgTACCTGAGAATCAACTTCAAGATTTCTTATCCTTATGTGTTTATGCACGTGTTAACCTCAATCCGCAATTGTTCAACTACTGTTATTCTGTTGCACTGATGCACAG GAAGGACACAAAAAATGTGCCCATTCAGAACTTTGCAGAGACCTTCCCATCTAAATTCATGGATTCTCAAGTATTTGCTCAAGCAAGAGAGTCTGCAGCCGTCTCAGCACAAGGGGCTCCA CGTGTTCCTATCATCATTCCGAGAGATTACACCGCGACAGACTTGGATGTTGAACATCGATTGGCCTATTTCCGAGAAGATATTGGTGTTAACCTTCACCATTGGCATTGGCATCTTGTTTATCCCTTCTCGGCTAGACAACGTCAAGTCGTTGATAAAGACCGACGCGGAGAACTATTCTTCTATATGCACCAGCAGATCATTGCCAG ATATAACGGAGAACGCCTCAACAATGCCTTAGCTAGAGTCAAGAAATTCAGCAACTGGGATGAACCCATTCCTGAAGGATACTTCCCGAAACTGGACAGTCTAACAACATCACGTGGATGGCCTCCAAGGCAGGCAAATATGGTTTGGCAAAACCTCAACCGTCCCATTGACGGCCTAAACATTACTGTCGCAGATATGCAAAGATGGAGAAGGAATGTAGAAGAAGCTATTGCCACTGGTATTGCTCAAAGA GCCGATGGAACAACTCAAGCCTTAGACATTGACACACTGGGAAACATAATTGAATCCAGCATCTTGTCTCCGAATCCGCAACTCTACGGCGCTCTGCACAATAATGGCCACAGTTTTGCTGCTTACATGCATGACCCAACACACCGTTACCTA gaaAGTTTTAGTGTAATGGCTGACGAGGCAACGACAATGCGCGATCCATTCTTTTACCGTTGGCACGCCTTTGTGGACGATCTTTTCCAGAGATTCAAGGAATCTACGCACGTGCGACCATACACGCGATCTGAG TTGGAGAATCCGGGCGTCCAAATAACTTCTGCGCGAGTGGAGAGCAGCACAGGTGGGCAGAATACTCTCAACACTTTCTGGACGCAGAGTGATGTTGATCTGTCCCGTGGCCTTGACTTCTCCAACAGGGGTCCTGTCTACGCTCGTTTCACCCATCTCAACCATCGTCCTTTCCAATATGT TATTGACGTAAACAATACCGGCAACGCTCGACGCACAACGGTGCGCATATTCATTGCACCAAAGTTCGACGAACGCAACCTACCCTGGGCGTTGTCCGACGAGCGTAAGATGTTCATCGAGATGGACAAATTCGTCATTCCAT taaacgCTGGCCAGAATACAATCGTCCGCCAGTCGACGCAATCATCTGTGACAATTCCATTTGAGCAGACATTCCGCAATCTATCACAGCAAGGCAATGATCCCCGACAGACTGATCTGACCAGTTTCAACTACTGCGGTTGCGGTTGGCCGCAGCACATGCTGGTGCCGAAGGGTACAGAGGCAGGCGCACAGTACGATCTCTTCGTTATGCTTTCCAACTACGATCTCGACAGC GTAAATAATCCGGATGGCTCCACATTAAGTTGCGTCGAGGCCTCCAGCTTCTGCGGCTTGAAGGATAAGCTGTATCCTGACAGACGCAGCATGGGTTATCCTTTCGATAGACCTTCCAGCACCGCGGCCAACATCCAGGACTTTATCCTGCCCAACATGTTCCGCCAGGACATCACCATTCGCTTGCAAAACGTTACTGAGCAAAATCCCAAAAATcctacaaattaa
- the LOC120628051 gene encoding phenoloxidase 1-like, protein MADVIQNFKLLFDRPNEPMVSPKGDESVLFELTEQFLGDEYKSNGIEINNRFGDTATRTVPLKGLRRTPAFTKARRLPTDEEFSVFLPAHQEMADEVIAELLAVPENQLQDLLSTCVYARVNLNPQLFNYCYSVALMHRRDTRNVPIQNFAETFPAKFVDSKVFSKARESAAVANKGGPRIAIVIPRDYTGTDLDIEHRLAYWREDIGINLHHWHWHLVYPFSSTQREIVAKDRRGELFFYMHQQVIARYNGERLLNSLARVKKFSDFNEPIAEAYFPKLDSLTTSRGWPPRQANMRWSDLNRPVDGLVVTIADMNRWRRNIEEAISTGLVRMPDGSTQTLDIDTLGNVIESSILSPNREFYGSLHNNGHSFAGYMHDPTNRYLESFQVMADESTNMRDPFFYRWHAFVDDLFQRFKESGNVRPYSRSELENPGVQITSARIESSTGDINTLNTFWMQSDVDLSRGLDFSDRGAVYARFTHLNHRPFQYVIEANNTGNSRRTTVRIFISPKFDERNLPWILNDQRKMFIEMDRFVVPLNAGQNRIVRQSTQSSLTIPFEQTFRDLSAQGSDARNPTLASFNFCGCGWPQHMLVPKGTEPGAQYDLFIMLSNYELDSINNPEGQELSCVEASSFCGLKDRLYPDRRNMGYPFDRPSTSAANIQDFANLPNMSLTDITIRLQNITEQNPRNPKN, encoded by the exons ATGGCTGATGTCATTCAAAATTTCAAGTTGCTCTTCGACCGCCCCAATGAACCCATGGTCTCACCAAAGGGCGACGAAAGTGTACTCTTCGAACTGACTGAACAATTCTTG GGAGACGAATACAAAAGCAATGGTATCGAGATCAACAACCGCTTTGGTGACACGGCTACTCGTACGGTTCCGTTGAAGGGACTGAGAAGGACGCCGGCATTTACTAAAGCCAGGAGACTGCCGACCGATGAAGAATTTTCCGTATTCCTCCCTGCCCACCAAGAAATGGCAGACGAAGTTATTGCTGAACTCTTAG CCGTACCGGAGAACCAGCTACAAGATTTACTTTCAACTTGTGTGTATGCCCGTGTCAACCTAAACCCACAACTGTTTAACTactgctactccgttgcattgaTGCACAG ACGTGATACTAGAAATGTTCCAATCCAGAATTTTGCTGAAACTTTTCCCGCTAAATTCGTTGATTCAAAAGTTTTTTCTAAAGCTCGAGAGTCAGCTGCTGTCGCCAATAAAGGAGGTCCG CGTATCGCAATTGTCATCCCAAGAGATTATACTGGTACGGATTTGGATATTGAACACAGATTGGCTTACTGGCGAGAAGACATAGGCATCAACCTTCACCACTGGCATTGGCATCTTGTATATCCATTCTCGTCAACCCAACGCGAAATTGTTGCAAAGGATCGTCGTGGTGAACTGTTCTTCTATATGCACCAGCAAGTTATTGCCAG gTACAATGGAGAACGTTTACTGAACAGTTTAGCTAGAGTTAAAAAGTTTAGCGACTTCAATGAGCCGATTGCAGAAGCATACTTCCCGAAATTGGATAGTTTGACGACATCGCGCGGGTGGCCTCCACGCCAAGCGAATATGCGGTGGTCAGATCTGAATCGTCCCGTGGATGGACTTGTTGTGACTATTGCTGATATGAACCGTTGGAGGAGAAACATCGAGGAAGCAATTTCAACAGGATTGGTCAGAATG CCCGACGGTTCTACACAAACTTTGGACATAGATACTCTGGGCAACGTCATAGAGTCCAGTATTCTATCACCTAATCGCGAGTTCTACGGTTCACTCCATAACAACGGCCACAGTTTCGCCGGCTACATGCACGATCCAACCAACCGCTATCTG GAATCCTTCCAAGTAATGGCTGACGAGTCAACCAACATGCGTGATCCATTCTTCTACCGCTGGCATGCATTTGTAGATGACCTTTTCCAAAGATTCAAGGAGTCCGGCAACGTACGCCCTTACTCACGCTCAGAG TTGGAAAACCCAGGTGTTCAGATAACATCAGCAAGAATTGAAAGCAGCACTGGGGATATTAACACGCTTAACACCTTCTGGATGCAAAGTGACGTGGATCTGTCCCGCGGTCTCGACTTTTCAGACCGTGGCGCAGTCTACGCCCGTTTCACCCATCTCAACCATCGCCCATTCCAATACGT GATCGAAGCCAACAACACTGGTAATTCAAGACGCACCACGGTCCGCATATTCATATCTCCGAAGTTCGATGAACGTAATCTGCCATGGATTCTTAACGACCAGCGCAAGATGTTCATAGAGATGGACAGATTCGTCGTACCAT TAAACGCAGGGCAAAACAGAATCGTCCGCCAGTCGACCCAATCTTCGTTGACGATCCCGTTCGAGCAGACTTTCCGCGACTTATCCGCCCAGGGATCCGACGCTAGGAACCCCACTCTCGCCAGTTTCAACTTCTGCGGCTGCGGATGGCCGCAGCACATGCTGGTTCCGAAGGGCACAGAACCTGGTGCACAGTATGATCTCTTCATCATGCTGTCAAACTACGAACTCGACAGC ATAAACAACCCCGAAGGTCAAGAGTTGTCATGCGTCGAGGCATCCAGCTTCTGCGGACTGAAGGACCGACTCTACCCAGATAGGCGCAACATGGGTTATCCGTTTGACCGACCTTCTACCTCAGCCGCCAATATCCAGGACTTTGCCAACCTCCCCAACATGTCACTTACTGATATTACCATCCGTCTTCAAAACATTACGGAACAAAACCCTAGAAACCCTAAAAACTGA
- the LOC120627929 gene encoding protein ABHD11-like — protein sequence MSKKINTATQKTVIAVDVRNHGESPHASSHTYPDLASDVSSLITKLSIKQAVIIGHSMGGRTAMVLALSEPPKVSRLVVVDISPVSTAGILNNFFPKLMDTMKTVDFKNINNVVNARTVARDKLVASGVVDADSTGFILMNIGVKQDKSIGWLCNIDVLKRHFTDIASFPSEMIGKQYAGPTLFIGGDKSNYIPPDDIIGIKKIFPNAELEYVKDVGHNVHTEGPVEFLRLLKDFFQQRYKDLRVAIPIYLTVIQNVKIITYLYLGTIRVMLLNTLRTSCTFQICPKILSISFPRYVTTSTSYAETVDLAYSSYESTDDETSTRPPVVILHGLLGSKNNWNSMSKAIHKSTGRKVIGIDARNHGDSKHSPQHTYLHMAHDVMKLLKKLEISKVSLLGHSMGGRTAMVLSLLCSDLVSSLIVVDISPVKTSPQIFSMVNLFDAMAAVSIRSGIAMSKARKLADEQLKGVTTDVNLRNFLITNLIQTNTGSYSWRVNIPALKDNFQQNIASFPTTLKGLQYCGPTLFIGGSLSDYIGKNDLPEMQEYFPLAELQFIEGAGHWVHSQKPEKFLDMVCSFLQEK from the exons ATGTCTAAGAAAATCAATACCGCAACTCAAAAGACTGTAATTGCTGTGGACGTGAGGAATCATGGGGAAAGTCCACACGCTAGCAGTCACACTTACCCAGATCTTGCGTCTGACGTCTCGAGTCTAATAACTAAATTATCCATAAAACAAGCTGTTATTATTGGTCACAGTATGGGGGGCAGGACTGCCATGGTTTTAGCACTGTCCGAG CCTCCCAAAGTGTCAAGATTAGTGGTGGTTGACATATCCCCAGTGTCAACAGCAGGCAtccttaataatttttttccgAAACTCATGGATACAATGAAGACAGTTGATTTCAAAAACATTAACAACGTGGTTAACGCTAGAACTGTTGCTAGAGATAAACTAGTCGCTTCGGGTGTAGTGGACGCCGATTCTACGGGATTCATTCTTATGAACATAGGCGTTAAACAAGACAAGTCGATTGGTTGGCTGTGCAACATAGATGTGCTGAAACGACATTTCACAGACATAGCAAGCTTTCCAAGCGAAATGATTGGAAAACAATATGCTGGGCCGACTCTATTTATTGGCGGCGATAAATCTAACTACATACC ACCTGACGATAttattggtattaaaaaaatatttccgaaTGCAGAATTGGAATACGTTAAAGATGTTGGTCATAACGTGCACACTGAGGGCCCTGTGGAATTTCTTAGGCtactaaaagattt CTTTCAGCAGCGGTACAAGGATTTGCGAGTGGCCATCCCTATCTACTTGACTGTCATTCAAAATGTCAAAATTATAACCTATCTTTATTTAGGAACAATCAGAGTTATGTTACTCAACACGCTTCGTACATCATGTACTTTTCAAATatgtccaaaaatattatcaatttcGTTCCCACGTTATGTGACGACATCTACCAGCTATGCAGAAACTGTGGACTTAGCATATTCTTCATATGAGAGTACTGATGATGAGACCTCTACACGACCTCCTGTAGTAATTTTACATGGGCTATTAGGCTCGAAGAATAACTGGAACAGTATGAGCAAAGCGATACATAAATCAACCGGGAGGAAAGTCATTGGTATTGATGCTCGTAACCATGGTGATAGTAAACATTCTCCACAGCATACCTATCTACATATGGCCCACGACGTTATGAAGCTGCTTAAGAAGCTAGAGATATCTAAGGTTTCCCTTTTAGGGCATAGCATGGGTGGCCGCACTGCCATGGTGCTGTCATTGCTCTGT TCTGATTTAGTATCAAGCTTGATTGTGGTAGATATATCGCCAGTAAAAACAAGCCCACAAATATTTTCAATGGTGAATCTCTTTGATGCTATGGCTGCTGTTTCAATCAGATCAGGCATAGCTATGTCTAAAGCAAGAAAGCTAGCTGATGAGCAATTAAAAGGAGTTACTACTGATGTGAACCTGAGAAATTTCCTCATTACAAATTTGATACAAACCAACACTGGATCTTACTCATGGAGAGTAAATATACCAGCATTAAAAGATAACTTCCAGCAGAATATTGCAAGTTTTCCTACAACTTTAAAAGGGCTTCAGTACTGTGGACCAACTCTCTTCATAGGAGGTTCATTGTCAGATTATATTGG gaaAAATGATTTGCCTGAAATGCAAGAATATTTTCCACTGGCAGAACTGCAATTCATTGAGGGAGCCGGTCATTGGGTTCATAGTCAGAAACCTGAGAAATTCCTTGATATGGTCTGCAGTTTCCTACAAGAAAAATAA